The following DNA comes from Arthrobacter sp. SLBN-83.
TTGGGGAACCATTCAGCCAGGTACATGATCACGCCGGGAAACAGGCCGGCTTCGGTCACGCCCAGGAGGAACCGCAGGATTACGAACGAAGTCTCGCCCTGCACGAAGGCGAAGCACGCCGAGACGATGCCCCAGGTGATGGCGATGCGTGCCAGCCAGATCTTGGCGCCGACCTTCTTGAGCAGCAGGTTGCTGGGGATCTCGAAGATCGCATAGCCAATGAAGAAGATGCCGGCGCCCAGGGCGAAGGCCGCGGCGGACACACCCTTGTCTGTTCCCAGCGCCGCCTCGGCAAAGCCGACGTTGGTGCGGTCCAGGAACGAAACGACGTACAGGATGACCAGCATCGGCATGAGCCGGCGGGCCGCCTTGAAGATCGCGGACTTCAGGACCGGACGGGCCAGAAGCTCCTTGGATGTTGCGGTGGTTTCGGACACAACACTCTCCTTCGAGTGGTGACGTTGGTAATTCCCGCGGGCCGGCGGCCCGCGGGCTTTGTTTTGGCATTCAGCTATGTGGTTGGCGGTAGCTGGTGCCGTTAGTGCATGTACAGCCCGCCGTCGACATTCAGCGTCTGGCCGGAGATGTAACCGGCGTCCTCGCCGATGAGGAAGGAGATGGCCGCGGCGATGTCGCGGGTGGTGCCCACCCGGTTCACCACCAGGTCCTTGACCAGCTCATCCTTGCGTTCCTCGCTGAGGGTGCCGCCCATGATGTCCGTGTCGATCGGACCCGGCGAGATGGCGTTGACGGTGATGTCGTACTCACCCAGTTCGCGGGCGGTGGCACGGGTCAGGCCGATGACACCGGCCTTGGCCACCGAGTACGGGGTCTTGCTGAAGGTTCCGCCGCCGCGCTGTGCGGAGACGGAGGAGATGTTGACGATCCGGCCCAGCCGGTTCCTGGCCATCGATTCGGCTGCCCGGCGGGTGGCATAGTGGACGCCGTTCATGTTGATGTTGATGACGCGGTCCCACTCGGCGCTGTCGAGTTCCAGGTAGGGCACCGGTGAGCTGACGCCGGCGATGTTGGCCAGGGCCACCAGCTGCGGCAGTTCGGCTTCGATCTCGTCGATGGCGGCCCGGACCGACGCTTCGTCGGCCACGTTGGCGCCGGCACCGTGGGCCTTGACGCTGTGCTTCCCGGCAAGTTCCTTGGCCACTGCTTTGCAGGCGGCGTCATCGAGGTCGATCACGCCGATGTTCCAGCCGCGCTCGGCCAGGTAGTCGGCGGTGGCACGGCCGATGCCGCGCTCGGAGACTGCGCCGGTAACGATCACCGTGCGGTCTGCGGGGAATGCTGTCATGAAGTGTTCCTTCTAAAGGGGGTGGTGTGGTCCCGGAAAGCGTTGCGGTCCGAAAAACTCAGGACAGCGGGGCCGGGCCCAGTTCCTCGATGAGCTTCTGCATGGCGACGTACGCCTTGTTCCGGTAGGCAACCAGGGCTGCGGTGCGGTCGGCGGGGACGTCGAGGAAACCGGAGCCTGTCTTGGTGCCAAGCTGGCCGGCGTCGACCTTTTCCTGCAGGATCTTCGGGGTGGCGAACCGTTCCGGGAAGCCGGTCTGCAGCGACTTGTAGCAGAAGGCGTAAACGTCCAGTCCTGCCATGTCGGCGATGGCAAAGGGGCCGAAGAACGGCAGCCGGAAGCCGAAGGTGGTGCGGACCAGGGTGTCCACGTCCTCCGCGCTGGCGATGCCTTCCTCCACCACCTGGGCCGCCTCGTGGAAGAGGGCGTACTGGAGCCGGTTGAGCACGAAGCCGGTGACGTCCTTGACGGTGGCGGTTTCCTTGCCGGTCTCCCCCACAATGGTGCGCGCCGCCTGCACGGTGGCCTCGGAGGTTCCCTCGTGCGGGATGACTTCCACGCCGGGGATGAACGGTGCCGGGTTGGAGAAGTGGACGCCCAGGAAGCGCTCCGGGTTTTCCACTACCTCGGCCAGTTTGGCAATGGAGATGGTGGAGGTGTTGGAGCCGATGATGGCGTCCGGGCGGGCTGCGGCGCTGATCCGGCCCAGGGTGGCGTGCTTGATCTCGAGGACTTCCGGCACGGCCTCCTCGATGTACTCGGCGCCGGACACTGCTTCTTCGATGTCTTTGGCTGCCCAAAGGTTTTCCTTGAGCAGGTCCGTGGCGTTGGCCGGGAAGAGGCCCGCCGCAACGAACTCGTCGGATTCCGTCAGCAGCCGTTCGTAGTTTCCCTGTGCGATTTCGGCGGAGACGTCCGCCAGGGCCACGCGGGCTCCGGCGAGTGCCAGGACCTGGGCGATTCCGCCGCCCATGTAGCCGGAGCCGACGACGGCGATGTTACGGGTGCTCATTTGGTTTCAAGTCCTTCCGACGCGCCCTCATAGGAGCAGATGGCGTCTACTTTGGCCGCGGATGCGGAGTTTTCATCAAAGCGGTAGTTGAGCCACTCGCCTACCAGCTTCTTGGCAAGTTCCAGGCCGATGACGCGCTGGCCCATGGTCAGCACCTGCGCGTTGTTGGACAGCACGGAGCGTTCCACGGAGTAGCTGTCGTGGGCGGTGACCGCGCGGATGCCCGGTACCTTGTTGGCCGAAATGGCCACGCCCAGGCCGGTGCCGCAGATCAGCAGCGCGCGGTCCGCTTCTCCGGCGGCCACCTTGCGGGCTGCTGCAACGGCCAGGTGCGGGTAGGCGGTGGAGTCGTCGGCGCCGACTCCTACGTCCTCCACCGAGGCAACGCGGGGGTCCGCCTCCAGAAGTTCGCGCAGGGCGTTCTTGTATTCAACGCCTGCTTCGTCGTTGCCGACGACGATGCGCCAGCCTGGCTGGGTGTTCTCGGTCATGATGTTCTCCTTAGGAGCTTTCGATGGTGGCGGCGTAGTCGGCCACCCTGCGGGCGATGAGTCCGAAGGACACGGCCCCGGGGTCCGGATGGCCCAGGCTCTTTTCCGCCAGCGGCCGGGCCCGGCCTTTCTTCGGGCTGAGCTCGGCAGTTGCGTCAGCGGCCTTTGCCGCCGCCTCCGCTGCTGCACGAAGGCTGGCAGCCAGGCTGTCGCCGTCGTCAATTGCCTTGCTGAAGGTGTCGGCGAACGGAAGCAGCGCGTCCACCATGGTCTTGTCCCCTGCTTCCGCCTTGCCCAGGGTGACGATGGCGTCACGGAGGGCGTTGACGGCTGCCGCTGCGTCTGCGGAAGTGTAGGAGTCCTTGCTGCCGAGGGTCTTTCCAACCGCGGTGACGGCCGCGCCCCAGAGGGCCCCGGAGGTGCCACCTGCGCGCTCGGCCCACTGCTCCCCCGCCGCGGCGAGGAGTTCCTCGAGCCCCGCGCCGGCAGCGTGGGACTTTTCGGCGGCGGCAACGGCGGCATCAACGCCGCGGCGCATGCCAATGCCGTGGTCGCCGTCCCCGGCGATTGCGTCCAGCTTGCCGAGTGTTTCTTCGTGTTCGACGACGACGGCCTGAGCTTCCTTCAGCGCGTCCAGGGCCGTGGCGGCCAAGGCAGTCGACGCAGGGGTGGCGGCCAGCACCGGCGCCGTCCCGGCCTCCGCGAGGGACTCCACAGACCGTGCGCGCCGGGGAGCCAGGTTGCCCTTGCGGAAGGCAGGGGTGTCAGCCGGCGCGGACCAGAACTTCTCCAGTTCCTCATCCAGCCAGAACAGCGTCAGGGACAGGCCGGACATGTCCAGGCTGGTGACCAGTTCACCGCACTCGGGCTCAACGATCTCCAGTCCGGCTTCGGTGAGCAGGGCCTCGACCTTGCCGAACAGCAGGAACAGTTCGTCGTACTTGACCGTTCCCAGGCCATTGAGGATGGGTGCCACCCGGCGGCCCGCAGTGTCCGGCTTGTCCTTCAGCAGACCGTCCACCAGCAACTTGGCAAGCTCGCTGGCGGTAGGCAGTGGCTGTTCGGAGATGCCCGGTTCGCCGTGGATGCCCAGGCCCACCGACATCATGCCTTCGGGGACAGTGAACAACGGCTCCTCGGCTCCGGGAAGGGTGCACCCGGCGAAGGCCACACCGAGCGAACGGGTGTGGTGGTTGGCCTTGATGGCGAGCCGCTCCACCTCGTCCAGGTCCAGGCCCGCTTCTGCTGCCGCCCCGGCCACCTTGAAGACGGTGAGGTCTCCGGCGATGCCCCGGCGCTTGCCAATTTCTTCGAGCGGAGCGCTGGCGATGTCATCGGTAACCAGGACGGTCCGGGTTTCAATGCCCTCGGCGTTCAGCTTCTCCTGCGCCTGGCCGAAGTGGAGCACGTCCCCCGCGTAATTGCCGTAGCTCAGCAGGACGCCGCCGCCGGTCTGCGATGCCTTGGCAACGCGGTACACCTGCCCCGCGGAGGGGGAAGCAAACATATTGCCGCAGGCGCTCCCGGCAGCGAGTCCGGCGCCCACCAGGCCGGCGAAGGCCGGGTAGTGGCCGGATCCGCCGCCGATGACCACTGCCACCTGGCCCTCGGGTGATTCGGTGGAGCGGACCACACCGCCGTCAACGCGGGCCACGTACTGGCGGTTGGCGGCGACGAAGCCGTCGAGGGCGTCGTCTGCGAACTGCGCTGGATCGTCAAATATCTTTGTCATGATTCCTCGTCGAACCGGTTGTCGGTTGGGATGCCGGGTTAGCGGGCCGGAACTGCCGCCGGGGTTTGCCGGCCCTGGGCCACCAGGCTGGTGCCCAGCGCGTAGCCTTCGCGCTTGGGCAGGACCTGGCGGCGCAGGTAGTCCTGGTTGGTGGCGGTGACGCTCAGGCCGTCGCCACCGTAGTGTTCGGTGCAGATGATGCCCTGGAAGCCAACGGAGATGGCGAACTGGAAGGCCTCGCGGTAGCTGATGAGGCCGGATTCCATGGGGGCCGGCATGGCGACGTACTGGTCCCGTGCCTGGTCCTCATCGCGGATGTAGTTCTTGACGTGCCAGTAGTTGGAGTACGGCAGGGTCTTGTGCACCACTTCGCGCCAGTCCTCGATGGGACGGTGAAGGCGAATCAGGTTGCCCAGGTCCGGGTTCAGGCCGACGTTGGGCAGGTCGATGTCCTGGACCAGCTGCACGGAGGAATCGGCCGTCCCCAGGTAGGTGTCCTCGTACATCTCCAGCGATACCAGGAGGCCGAGTTCCGCGGCGTGCTTGCCCACTTCACGGATGCGGGTGACGGCGTTGTTCCACGTTTCCTTGTCCCCCGCCGGATCCTTGTGGCCTTCAACGGTCCAGAACCACAGCTGCTTCTGCTGCTCGGGGGTGATGGCCTGGTGCAGGCCGATCGACACGACCTCGCAGCCGAGGTGCGCTGCGGCTTCGAGGGTGCGGTGGGTGTAGGCCAGGTTGTCTTCCCAGTTGGCCTCCTCGATGACGCTGCGGCGGATGGCGGAGATGGAAGGCAGTCCAAGACCGGCGGCGGTGGCGGCGGACTTCAACTCATCGAGGCGGGCGGGCGAGAGGTCGCCGGGGCGAACCCAGCTGTCGGTGAGGTCGGCGTTGGTGAAGCCGGCGTCGGCCACTTCCTCGAAGACCATCTGCCAGTCGCTGGCGGGGGCGTCCTGCACGGTGGTTCCATCGGGCCTGGTTCCCGGGAACTGCAGCAGGGCGGCGGCGATGGGCCAGTTTTCAGCGGTGTACGGCATTGTCACTCCAGATCTAAATCGCATTTCCTATAGGATCTACGCTGCTTGTGTTCCCTGTCAAGGGCCTGTTTGTTATGCCTGCTCAGCGCAGGGTTGAGGGCGGCGGCAGCGCACCGCGAGCGTGCGCCAGGGCGGAACTGCTAGCTGCGAACTTCGCTGTCGTGCTGTGAGCGCTGCTTGACGCCCTCAATATGGTCGATCATTTTTTGCCGGGCCAGTTCGGCGTCGCCTGCCTCAAAGGCCTTGAGGATTTCGGTGTGCTCGGCGATGGCATAGTCGGCGTCGGTCACGCCCAAGCCGCCGAAGAAGCGGAAACGCTGTACCTGGCCGCCCAGCGCATTGTAGGCGGACAGCAGGAACTGGTTGTCCGCGAATTCTGCGATGAGGCGGTGGAAACGTTCATCGGCTTCCCAGTAGGCGCGGAATTCGGCGAAGGACGGACCGCGGGGGGCTGCCTTCAGGTCTTCGATGGCCTGTTGCAGCTGCTCGGTCAGTTCCGGATCCGCGTGCTTGCAGGCCATGAAGGCGTTGGCCGGCTCGATTACCAGCCTGGCGTCCATGAGGTCTGCCAGCTCTTCCGGCGAGAACAGTGGCGCTACGCGGTAACCGCGCAGAGCCATCCTCCGGACCATTCCGGTGGCTTCCAGCCGGGCGAGCGCCTCCCGTACTGGTGTTGGGGAAACGTCAAGTTCCCGCGCCATCCCGTCGATGCTGACGGGTGTACCGGCCTCCAGCCGGCCGTCCATCAGGGCAACAAGAAGCGCTTCATAAACGTGGTCGGCGAGGACCTGCCTGCTCACGCCGCCAGCGGCCTGCTTCTTGGTTGCCATGTAGAAATCCTATAGCCGGGAGAGGCTCGCAAACGCGAGTGTTAAGGGCACAGCGCCCTGAAGGGGCCGGGCCGCCGTGGGCAGCCCGGCGCCTTCAGGCTCGGGGGGTCCTAGGAGACCTGCAGGCCGCCGTTGATGTCATAGGTGGCGGCCGTGATGTAGCCGGCGTCCGCGCTGAGCAGGAACGCAATCAGCGCGGCCACTTCCTCGCGGGTGCCTACGCGGCCCATCATGATCCCCTCGGACATCTGGGCCTTGCGCTCTTCAGTCAGGGTCCCGCCCATGATGTCGGTGTCGATCGGGCCAGGCGCGATGGCGTTCACGGTGATG
Coding sequences within:
- a CDS encoding SDR family NAD(P)-dependent oxidoreductase; this encodes MTAFPADRTVIVTGAVSERGIGRATADYLAERGWNIGVIDLDDAACKAVAKELAGKHSVKAHGAGANVADEASVRAAIDEIEAELPQLVALANIAGVSSPVPYLELDSAEWDRVININMNGVHYATRRAAESMARNRLGRIVNISSVSAQRGGGTFSKTPYSVAKAGVIGLTRATARELGEYDITVNAISPGPIDTDIMGGTLSEERKDELVKDLVVNRVGTTRDIAAAISFLIGEDAGYISGQTLNVDGGLYMH
- a CDS encoding 3-hydroxyacyl-CoA dehydrogenase family protein, with the protein product MSTRNIAVVGSGYMGGGIAQVLALAGARVALADVSAEIAQGNYERLLTESDEFVAAGLFPANATDLLKENLWAAKDIEEAVSGAEYIEEAVPEVLEIKHATLGRISAAARPDAIIGSNTSTISIAKLAEVVENPERFLGVHFSNPAPFIPGVEVIPHEGTSEATVQAARTIVGETGKETATVKDVTGFVLNRLQYALFHEAAQVVEEGIASAEDVDTLVRTTFGFRLPFFGPFAIADMAGLDVYAFCYKSLQTGFPERFATPKILQEKVDAGQLGTKTGSGFLDVPADRTAALVAYRNKAYVAMQKLIEELGPAPLS
- a CDS encoding ribose-5-phosphate isomerase yields the protein MTENTQPGWRIVVGNDEAGVEYKNALRELLEADPRVASVEDVGVGADDSTAYPHLAVAAARKVAAGEADRALLICGTGLGVAISANKVPGIRAVTAHDSYSVERSVLSNNAQVLTMGQRVIGLELAKKLVGEWLNYRFDENSASAAKVDAICSYEGASEGLETK
- the dhaL gene encoding dihydroxyacetone kinase subunit DhaL encodes the protein MTKIFDDPAQFADDALDGFVAANRQYVARVDGGVVRSTESPEGQVAVVIGGGSGHYPAFAGLVGAGLAAGSACGNMFASPSAGQVYRVAKASQTGGGVLLSYGNYAGDVLHFGQAQEKLNAEGIETRTVLVTDDIASAPLEEIGKRRGIAGDLTVFKVAGAAAEAGLDLDEVERLAIKANHHTRSLGVAFAGCTLPGAEEPLFTVPEGMMSVGLGIHGEPGISEQPLPTASELAKLLVDGLLKDKPDTAGRRVAPILNGLGTVKYDELFLLFGKVEALLTEAGLEIVEPECGELVTSLDMSGLSLTLFWLDEELEKFWSAPADTPAFRKGNLAPRRARSVESLAEAGTAPVLAATPASTALAATALDALKEAQAVVVEHEETLGKLDAIAGDGDHGIGMRRGVDAAVAAAEKSHAAGAGLEELLAAAGEQWAERAGGTSGALWGAAVTAVGKTLGSKDSYTSADAAAAVNALRDAIVTLGKAEAGDKTMVDALLPFADTFSKAIDDGDSLAASLRAAAEAAAKAADATAELSPKKGRARPLAEKSLGHPDPGAVSFGLIARRVADYAATIESS
- a CDS encoding sugar phosphate isomerase/epimerase family protein: MPYTAENWPIAAALLQFPGTRPDGTTVQDAPASDWQMVFEEVADAGFTNADLTDSWVRPGDLSPARLDELKSAATAAGLGLPSISAIRRSVIEEANWEDNLAYTHRTLEAAAHLGCEVVSIGLHQAITPEQQKQLWFWTVEGHKDPAGDKETWNNAVTRIREVGKHAAELGLLVSLEMYEDTYLGTADSSVQLVQDIDLPNVGLNPDLGNLIRLHRPIEDWREVVHKTLPYSNYWHVKNYIRDEDQARDQYVAMPAPMESGLISYREAFQFAISVGFQGIICTEHYGGDGLSVTATNQDYLRRQVLPKREGYALGTSLVAQGRQTPAAVPAR
- a CDS encoding GntR family transcriptional regulator, giving the protein MATKKQAAGGVSRQVLADHVYEALLVALMDGRLEAGTPVSIDGMARELDVSPTPVREALARLEATGMVRRMALRGYRVAPLFSPEELADLMDARLVIEPANAFMACKHADPELTEQLQQAIEDLKAAPRGPSFAEFRAYWEADERFHRLIAEFADNQFLLSAYNALGGQVQRFRFFGGLGVTDADYAIAEHTEILKAFEAGDAELARQKMIDHIEGVKQRSQHDSEVRS